The genomic segment AATAAAAAAATATTTTCCAGAACTTACGTTCCGTGATTCCAGCTGGACATGTACTCTTTCTGCTCAGCTGAAAGTTCGTCCAGTGTTGCGCCAACCGCCGCAAGTTTCAGCCGTGCGATGTACTCATCCATCTCTGTTGGCACATCGTGAACGCCGGCAGAAAGCGTGCGCCCAAACTTTGCCACATACTCAACCGACAACGCCTGCACCGCAAAGCTGAGGTCCATCACTTCGATCGGATGGCCCATACCTTTCGGCGTTGCGAGGTTGACCAGTCTTCCTTCCGCAAGCAGGTGAATCTTTTTGCCGTCGATGATGTAGGTATCAATACCGTCGCGGTGCTCGACAGCTGCTGCGTGTTCTGCAAGCCAGATGCCATCGATTTCATTGTTGAAGTGGCCGGCGTTCGAGAGAATTGCACCCGACTTCATCAACGGGAAGTGGCGGCCGGTGATGATGCCGCAGTTGCCGGTCGTTGTAACAAATAGATCGCCAACCTTTGCCGCCTCAATCATACTCATCACATCAAATCCGTCGAAGTGTGCCTGAAGTGCGCGGCGGGAATCGATCTCGGTCACAATCACGCGTGCTCCAAGTGCCCGCGCTTTGGTTGCAACACCGCGGCCGCAGTAACCGTAACCGGCAACCACCACATGACGGCCTGCAAGAAGCACGTTCGTGGTCAGCATGATGGATGCAAGCACGCTCTCGCCAGTTCCGTGCACATTATCAAAATAATGTTTCATTGGCGTATCGTTTACCGCGATAACCGGAAACTCCAGCTTTCCGTCAGCCTGCATTGCACGCAGACGGTGGATACCGGTCGTGGTCTCCTCGCATGCGCCGATAATTTCCGGCAGCACATCGCGGCGGTCGATGTGAACACGGTTGATCAAATCCATACCGTCATCGATCGTAAGTGTCGGGCGGGCATCGAGAACTTTATCGATAGCCGCATAGTACTCCTCGGTATTGCATCCGCGCTTTGCATAGCAGGCAATCCCTCCTTCGCGAAGGGCTTCAGCCACATCGTCCTGCGTTGAGAGCGGATTACATCCGGTAATGTAGACCTCGGCCCCTCCTGCGGCAAGTGTTCTAACCAAACATGCGGTCTTTGCCTCAACATGGAGCGCCATACCGATGCGCTGACCTGCAAGAGGCTTCTCCTTTTCAAACCGCTCACGAATCGCGTTTAAGACCGGCATGTACTGTGCGGCCCACTGAATTTTCTGTTCTCCGGTATGAGTCATTGCCACACAAGTTGGTTTTGCAGGAAGATAATAGCAATGATAATTTTTGCAGACTTCCAACTATACCTGCATGGGACTTACACGGCGGGTTATTCCCTGTCTTGATCTCAAAGACGGGAGAGTTGTCAAAGGCGTAAACTTTGAGGGGCTGCGGGATGCAGGAGATCCTGTTGAGCTCGCGCGGACCTATAATGAACAGGGAGCTGACGAGGTGGTGTTTCTGGATATCGCTGCTTCCAAAAATAATCGCGAGACGATGGTTGATGTTATCGGAAGAGCTGCCGACCAGCTGTTCCTTCCCCTGACGGTCGGGGGAGGCATCCGCACCACCAAAGATATTCAGGAGATTCTCCGCGCGGGTGCAGACAAGGTAAGTCTGAACACAGCTGCTGTAAAGACGCCTGAGGTTATCAGCGAAGGCGCAAAATTGTTTGGCAATCAGTGCATTGTGCTTGCCGAGGATGTCCGGCGAAACTATGAGATGCGGGATGGTGTAACCCCGGTTCATCTCCGCGACGGCAGGACCTGTTGGTATGAGGTCGTCATCTACGGCGGCAGTCAGCCGACCGGTATGGATGCAATTTCCTGGGCGCAGGATGCAGTTCATCGCGGTGCAGGAGAAATTCTTCTGACGTCAATGGAAACGGACGGGGTGAAGACCGGTTTTGATCTGGAGATCACTGCGGCAATCTCGGATAACGTGGACGTTCCTGTGATTGCTTCGGGGGGTGTTGGGACGCTGGAACATTTCTATGACGGATTCGTGTTTGGGAAAGCGGATGCCTGTCTTGCGGCGAGTGTGTTTCATTACGGCGAGCTGACGGTCCGTGATGTGAAGGAGTACCTCTCCTCACGCGGCGTTCCGGTGCGGCTGTGAACAGCTGGGACGCGGACTACTCTGTTCGCGGCAGATTGTGGGGCGGTGCTGCGGGAGAACTTCCCGCCCTTCCGACAGGAAGCCGCGTTCTTGAGTGCGGCTGCGGCAACGGCAAGACACTTACTGCGATGAACTCCTGCGGCTGGAATGCTGTCGGCGTTGATATCTCTCCTGCGGCAGTTTTTCTCGCAGAAACCGCAGGA from the Methanorbis rubei genome contains:
- a CDS encoding adenosylhomocysteinase; its protein translation is MTHTGEQKIQWAAQYMPVLNAIRERFEKEKPLAGQRIGMALHVEAKTACLVRTLAAGGAEVYITGCNPLSTQDDVAEALREGGIACYAKRGCNTEEYYAAIDKVLDARPTLTIDDGMDLINRVHIDRRDVLPEIIGACEETTTGIHRLRAMQADGKLEFPVIAVNDTPMKHYFDNVHGTGESVLASIMLTTNVLLAGRHVVVAGYGYCGRGVATKARALGARVIVTEIDSRRALQAHFDGFDVMSMIEAAKVGDLFVTTTGNCGIITGRHFPLMKSGAILSNAGHFNNEIDGIWLAEHAAAVEHRDGIDTYIIDGKKIHLLAEGRLVNLATPKGMGHPIEVMDLSFAVQALSVEYVAKFGRTLSAGVHDVPTEMDEYIARLKLAAVGATLDELSAEQKEYMSSWNHGT
- the hisF gene encoding imidazole glycerol phosphate synthase subunit HisF — translated: MGLTRRVIPCLDLKDGRVVKGVNFEGLRDAGDPVELARTYNEQGADEVVFLDIAASKNNRETMVDVIGRAADQLFLPLTVGGGIRTTKDIQEILRAGADKVSLNTAAVKTPEVISEGAKLFGNQCIVLAEDVRRNYEMRDGVTPVHLRDGRTCWYEVVIYGGSQPTGMDAISWAQDAVHRGAGEILLTSMETDGVKTGFDLEITAAISDNVDVPVIASGGVGTLEHFYDGFVFGKADACLAASVFHYGELTVRDVKEYLSSRGVPVRL